The Labrus bergylta chromosome 23, fLabBer1.1, whole genome shotgun sequence genome includes the window ATCTTCCAGCTCCTTTCTGACGATGAGGACGATGACGTGTTTGAGGTAAGTGAACTTGAGGCCTTCTACCAGCTCCTTTCTGacgatgaagatgaggatgaggatgaggtaAGTGAAGGTGAGGTCATCTTCCAGCTCCTTTCTGACGATGAAGATGAGGACGATGAGGATGAGGTAAGTGAAGGTGAGGTCATCTTCCAGCTCCTTTCTGACGATGAGGACGATGACGTGTTTGAGGTAAGTGAACTTGAGGCCTTCTACCAGCTCCTTTCTGACGATGAAGATGAGGACGATGACGATGACGTGTTTGAGGTAAGTGAACTTGAGGCCTTCTACCAGCTTCTTTCTGacgatgaagatgaggatgaggacGAGGAACTTGAGGCCTTCTGCCAGCTCCTTTCTGACGATGAAGACGAGGACGATGAGGTCACCTCGCTCTTCTCTGATGAGGAAGATGAGGTAAGTGAGGGTGAAATCAGTCTTTCACTCCTCTctcatgatgaagatgaggtaAGTGAGGGTGAAATCAGTCTTTCACTCCTCTctcatgatgaagatgaggtaAGTGAGGGTAAGAACTCTTTCCCACTCCTCGAGGTAAGTCTGCTTCTCTCGGACGATGACTTGGACCAGAGTCTTCACCTGTCAGACTCCGACTACGACAGCCTGTCTGACTCGGAAGAGGACTCTGGAAGATGTCTGGCCTCCCTCTAATCTCATCCAGCAGTTCCCACCACAACCCGCCTGTCCTCCTTTGGTTCCCGTCCCTCCTTTTGGGATTTGGTTTATGTTCCTCAGAGACTGATTATCAGGATCCTGCAGGATCCTGTTAGCATGAGCAGCCTGTGGAACAGCACCAGGACCTACAACAgtgtctgcagctctctctttatttcacaaGAGGAGATGTGAACTAAAAGTCCTCAATGAGTAGCAGACAAAGAAGCCAGGTGTAAGTAAGAAAAGGATAATAACAAATATGTCAAAAGAGGATGTAACCCTTGGAGATCCAGGTCCATCAACTCCTTGACTCGGCTCTTCTGCAAAGAACCTGCAAGAAAGTTACCACCATGAGACAGAGAAAGCCTTATGATCATCCTTtcctaatatttattttaacttatttaaaaggTCAAATTTGGTGACATTTGTTTCCTAAAAAGTTGAATGTAGCTGCAGATGTTTAGTTATGAAAACACTAACAAAGCTTCTGCAAGTCTTTTTATCTCTCCTTTAGGGATTCTGCAGAGGATGACACCCGCCGGAGAAACCTGATTCAGAGAAGTGCTGCTTCGTATTCGACACCAACAAGAAAAAGTGAGAATAAGAGTCAAAAAGTTTTCATGCCAAAGTGTTCAAAAATATTCAcgacttgtgtttttatgttcctCAGGGACTCTTCTGGTGTCGTTTCGAACATTCCTGTGACGTCTTAAAGAGTGGATGTGGACCCATCCTCTGTATCCTCTACTTGAAGAGCATCGAGCGGTTTCTATGACAACAAGCAAAGGAGTTCCTCCTGCCCTCCAGA containing:
- the LOC109995706 gene encoding 17S U2 SnRNP complex component HTATSF1-like isoform X2, with translation MALRWTTSPAREDHLLTGADLSDIHDESSSLHADDLPGRAEDLLQRIRALDNDLPVFSSEDEGDKVSELEAFCQLLSDDEDEDEEDEVSEGEVIFQLLSDDEDDDVFEVSELEAFYQLLSDDEDEDEDEVSEGEVIFQLLSDDEDDDVFEVSELEAFYQLLSDDEDEDEDEVSEGEVIFQLLSDDEDDDVFEVSELEAFYQLLSDDEDEDEDEVSEGEVIFQLLSDDEDDDVFEVSELEAFYQLLSDDEDEDEDEVSEGEVIFQLLSDDEDEDDEDEVSEGEVIFQLLSDDEDDDVFEVSELEAFYQLLSDDEDEDDDDDVFEVSELEAFYQLLSDDEDEDEDEELEAFCQLLSDDEDEDDEVTSLFSDEEDEVSEGEISLSLLSHDEDEVSEGKNSFPLLEVSLLLSDDDLDQSLHLSDSDYDSLSDSEEDSGRCLASL
- the LOC109995706 gene encoding 17S U2 SnRNP complex component HTATSF1-like isoform X1 — its product is MALRWTTSPAREDHLLTGADLSDIHDESSSLHADDLPGRAEDLLQRIRALDNDLPVFSSEDEGDKVSELEAFCQLLSDDEDEDEEDEVSEGEVIFQLLSDDEDDDVFEVSELEAFYQLLSDDEDEDEDEVSEGEVIFQLLSDDEDDDVFEVSELEAFYQLLSDDEDEDEDEVSEGEVIFQLLSDDEDDDVFEVSELEAFYQLLSDDEDEDEDEVSEGEVIFQLLSDDEDDDVFEVSELEAFYQLLSDDEDEDEDEVSEGEVIFQLLSDDEDEDDEDEVSEGEVIFQLLSDDEDDDVFEVSELEAFYQLLSDDEDEDDDDDVFEVSELEAFYQLLSDDEDEDEDEELEAFCQLLSDDEDEDDEVTSLFSDEEDEVSEGEISLSLLSHDEDEVSEGEISLSLLSHDEDEVSEGKNSFPLLEVSLLLSDDDLDQSLHLSDSDYDSLSDSEEDSGRCLASL